One Bacteroidales bacterium genomic window, AACTCGGAACATCTCTTCTTAAAACAAAGGCAGATACAGAAGTACTTGATACATCAAAAAATGCCGCCTGTGATGATAAAGAGAAAATCTCATTTCAATTAATCAATTTCAGAAATTTTATTGGCTTTTTTACAAGCCTCGGATGGAGCGGTTTGGCCTGCATTGATTCTGGGTTATCATCAACTTCAACCATCCTAACCTCTTTCATTTGTGGTATTTTGATGATGTCTACAATGGCTGTTATTTTCTACTTCTCCAGTAAATTGATGCAAACAGTAGAGCAAAATTTATAAATAACAAGCAGGAAAACCTGCTTGTTATAATGATATCTGCTTCTAATGTACTTTAACTATCGCCTAAGTTCTGCTGCCTCTTTATTCAAACGGATGTCCTCCTCGGATTCAGGTTCAATAATAATACCATGAGCACGAGGCTTTGTATTATCATCTACATGAACAAAGGAGATAAAACCATCAACAATTATAGAACTAGGATTGTTGACACGAGTAACTTTAACGTAAGAAGTAAGACTGGTTTTTCCAGCATAAACAATTTTGCTTGTGTAACAAATGCATTCGCCTGGTTTAACCGGACTGCTAAAATACATACCATGTATTTTAAGGCATATAATATATCGGGGATTTATTAATGATGATGCCGAAACAAAACCCGACTCAACAAACCATTCTGCACTTCTTCCAGCATAAAGCGTTCCGTGGTGGTTTAAATCCTCACTCTTAACAAGCCTATGCGTCGGATACTCATTAATCTTCATATATTATTTTTTAATGCTGCAAAGGTAAATTCAAAATCATCATCATGCCACAAAGTATCCATGTTATAAAACTCTGTTTAATAAGATGTAACCAAATAATTTGATACTAGGCGGAAGGATTACCCTTAAAAGAAGGCCTACTTACAAGGTAAACTCCAACAAAAACGAGGACAACAGCTACTATTTTAGGTGCATCAATAATGTCTTGTCCAACTAGAACTGCTACAAAAGATGCCAACACGGGCTGTGAATAGTTATATATACTAACAGTAGTGGCTCTTACATTTCGTAAACCCCAACTCATTAGCAAGTAGGCTAAAAATGTTGAACCAAGGAGTACGAATAGAATTGAACCCCATATAGATGCTGGTATAGTAGACCAACTAGTATCGAGTAATTCACTATAGCCAAAAGGCGCAACAAACAGAAAGCCAACAAAGAAAACACCTTTCATCACTGTTATTGGATCATATCTTTGCATAAGCGGTTTTGCAACAATCAGGTAACCGGCATATGAAAGAGTACTTAAAAAAATCATCACATTTCCTAAGAAGTGTTCTGAACTAAAACTGATTACCCCACGATTAAGTATAACTAGCAAAGCACCACTTGCTCCTAATATCAACCCAAAAATTCTTGTGAAAGTTATTTTCTCTCTGATTGCCATTGATGCTATTATCATTACAAGTATTGGATTAATTGTTACAATGATTGATGAGTCAATGGGTGATGTAAAATTTAAACCATTCAAAAATATAAATTGGTTAAAAGCAACACCAAGTAAACCTGCAGCAATAAAACGGGGATAGTCCTTTCTCTGTATTTTTTCCTTTTTTATAAAACTGGAAAGTAAAAAGTATAATGGAAACGCAATAATAATCCTAAGTAATGTAAAGCCATTTGGTTTAAGGTAGTTCGGCATTATGCCTTTTGCCACTGCATAGTTAATACCAAAAAAAATATTTGCACCTATAATAGAAAGGTGGGCTTTAACAATTTTATCTTTGAACATATTTTAATAGAGCCTTTACAGAACAGATTACAAAAGTATTTAAAAAAAATTTGGACTCATATTATCACAAATAGTTTACACACAAATTGATTTAATAACCTTTCTCAAACATATTATTTCTATTTTTGTTAGCCAACAATTTGAAAAATGCATAAAATTAAAGCCGATATTGGAGAAAGTCCTTTAACCCGAATAAAAATACGAAGTGCTATATACCCTATTATCATTGGATTAGGAGTTGTCGGGTATTTCTTTTATAAAGAATTTAATCCTAAAGCATTTGATGTAATAACTTTTACCAAATGGTCGGTTTTTTGGTTAATTGTTGCTATTGGATTTATGGGTTTTCGGGATTTTGGTTATATACTTCGCTTAAGGGTTCTTACTGAAAACAAACTCAGCCTTAGACAATCATTCCGAGTAATAATGCTATGGGAATTTACATCAGCAATCACCCCATCGGCAGTTGGAGGAACAGCCGTAGCCACACTTTACGTGAATAAAGAAGGAATTAGTGTGGGTAGAAGTTCGGCTGTTGTTATGATTACATCATTTCTCGATGAACTTTACTTTATCCTTTTTTTTCCAATCGTTCTTTTGATTGTCTCACCAACAGCACTCTTTGGTTTAGGAATAACTACTGGCGGAGTGGTTAAATTCTCCGAAGACCTATTCCTTTTCTGCCTAATAGGATATATTGTAAAATTTGTTTGGGTTGTTTTGCTCACTTATGGGCTTTTCGTAAATCCTCGTGGACTAAAATGGCTATTAATGCTTATTTTCAAACTTCCACTTCTGCGTCGTTGGAAACATGGTGCAAATAGAGCGGGTACTGATATTATCTATAGTTCAATAGAATACAGAAAAAAACCATTTAGTTTCTGGGCAAAAGCATTCGGAACAACATTTATTTCTTGGACATCAAGGTATTGCGTTGTAAATGCTTTGCTTTTATCATTTTTTGCCGTAGGTGATCACATGCTAATATTTGCTCGTCAGCTGGCTATGTGGATAATAATGCTGATAAGTCCTACACCTGGCGGTAGTGGATTTGCAGAATATATTTTCACCCGATACCTTGGAGAGTTTATCCCTGTAGAACCATTGATGCTTGGGTCTGTAGTAATAGCCATGGCATTACTCTGGAGGATGATAAGCTACTATCCCTATTTGCTGATTGGAGCAATTATTTTCCCACGCTGGATTAAAGAAAAATTTGTTAAAAAAATATCGCCAGAGATTAAATCAGAACACATTTAATTTTCTATAAAATGACAATCTATTATATCACAGGGACTAGCGTAGGAATTGGAAAAGCCATCGCAGAACAAGCTTTACAAATCGAAAACTCAATTGTATATGGATTTTCTAGAACTTGTAGCATTGAACATGAAAATTACAAACATACTTCGGTCGATTTAAGTAATATTAATGAGGTTAATAGCCTGAAATTTGAAAAACACCCTGTTGCTTTTAAGGTGGTTCTTATCAATAACGCAGGAGTAATTGGTGAGATAAAATCAATCGGGAATCAAACAAATGAATCGATAGTAAAGGTGTTTAACTTGAATACGATTTGTCCAGTTCTTTTATCTAATAAATTCATTCAAACTTATAAAGACCTTAGTGTTTCTATTGTAATTATCAATATTAGTTCAGGTGCTGGAAGGCATCCAATTGAATCATGGGCTCCATACTGCGCATCAAAAGCGGCAATTGACATGTTTTCACAAGTACTTCAGGCTGAGAATGGATATGAAACAGACAAAATTAAAATCTTCTCCATTGCACCTGGCATTGTAGATACCAACATGCAACAACAGGTAAGGGATTCCAAACCAACAGATTTTCCGCATTTAGAAAAGTTTATTGGGTATAAAAAGAATGGACAACTAGCAACAACTGATTCAGTTGCAATGAAAATCCTAAGAATTGCCGAAAAACCACTAGAACATCCAAACGTGCTACTGGATGCCAGAAATCATTAAAGATGTTATTCTTTTTCTTTAATATATTTAATAAGGGATTCAAAAATTAATTTGCCGTCTGTGTTCCCCAATTCATCATCAGAGGCACGTTCAGGATGTGGCATCATCCCAAATACATTCATATCCCGATTGCAAATACCAGCAATATTCTCAAGTGATCCATTAGGATTATCTGCTTCAGAAATATTACCATGTTCATTGCTGTATCGGAACATGATTTGACCATGCAGACGCATCTCTGCAATAGTTTCCCTGTCTGCATAATATCGCCCTTCTCCATGAGCAATCGGTATCTTTAAAGCTCTATTTCTTGGAAGGTAAATTGTAAGTGGTGAAGTTTTGCTATCGGGAACTAGAAAAACATTTTTACAAGAAAATTTCCTATGATTATTATGAAGAAGAGCGCCTGGTAGTAAACCTGCCTCGCATAGAATTTGGAAACCATTGCAGATTCCAAAAACATAACCTCCGTTATTGGCAAACTCAACCACCTTTTGCATTATTGGAGAAAAACGAGCCAAAGCTCCCGAACGAAGGTAATCTCCATAAGAAAATCCACCAGGAAGAATGATTACATCGACATTTTGAATATCGGTGTCTTTATGCCACAGTTCGACAACATCTTGCTCAAGAATATTCTTCAAAACATAAATGGTGTCTCGATCGCAATTAGATCCTGGGAAAACAACTACTCCAAACCTCATAACCTTTTTTGTATTTCCAGTCAAAGATATATATAAAAAATTACCTTCCAAAGGTTAAATGATCTTGTCGGTTTAAGGAAGTTTCATAACTTTAGCAAAACTAGTTTGAGTATGAAAACATTAAGGTTTATAGGTCTTATGTTGCTTACTGTTATTCTCCTTTTAGCATTATTCATTACCTATTCAACACTTACTTACTACAATCCAAAACAAGAACTCCTAATTGAAGAAAATTCCAAACCTGACACTATTCGGTGTGACTCCACTTTAAAAATTCTTTCGTGGAATATAGGTTATGCGGGTTTAGGCGATAATATGGATTTTTTCTATGATAGCGGGAAAAAGGTTCGAGACACATATGACAGGACAAAAGAAAACCTTGATTCTATAATTAAATTCTTATCGATCAATAAATCAAACAATTTTTTTCTAATTCAGGAGGTTGACTATTACTCCAAGCGAAGCTATTTTATTAACGAATTGGATACTATTGTTGGTAAAATCGGATACAATGCTGCACTTGCCCCTAACTATGTTGTAAAGTTTGTGCCCATTCCTCCAACCTCACCAATGGGACAGGTAAACTCAGGTATTTTAAGCTTAAGCAAATATCTCCCTAAAAAATCTACACGATATGCTTACCCTGGCAAATTTGGATGGCCTACAAGGTTATTCAACCTAAGACGCTGTATGCTGGTAAATCGATACCCTACCAAAAACGGAAAAGAATTTATACTTATCAACTCTCACATGTCAGCATTTGATGATGGTAGCCTGAAAAAGCAAGAAATGGTTTTTCTTCGTGATTACATTCTAAATGAGTACTCCAAGGGCAATTACGTTGTTGTTGGAGGGGATTGGAATCAGTGTCCTCCAGACTTCAAACTTAATACATTTGGGGAAAATTTTAAGGTAGAATTCTTTAAACTCACCAACATCAGCAATGATTTTATGCCAAGCGATTGGAGGTTTATTGATGACCCCAAACAGCCAACAAATCGTTATTTAAATGAACCTTTTTTCCCAGGAAAAACGTATTCATCAATAATTGATCTTTTTCTTCTATCTCCAAATATTGAGTTAATTCACAACAAAACATTCAATCTTAATTTTAAAAACTCTGATCATAATCCAATATCTATTGAATTTAAACTTAAAAATTAGATAGTCAGTAGATCCGGGTTAAATTTAAATTATCGTTAAAAGGATAACGATTTAAAATAAAAATCCATAAGACTTTTGCAGATTTGCAAAGTATTTATATTTTTAGCAAGTTAAAGCTTTGCTGAATTTTATTTTTTTGCTTTAATTACTAAGTGTTTATAAACAAATAGTATTGAATCAGGCGTTGGTAACCTGATAAAATCTCAGGCTTTTGATATGGTGGTAACAGATCAGGATCTTCAATACTTTGTAACGGCTCTTAAAAACGTAACTAAATATGATTTTACCGAGTATTCGGATAAATCATTAAAACGACGTCTTCTAAAAGTTCTAACCGATTTTAACTTAGACCTTTCGGGTTTAATTACTAATATCAAGTTAGATAATTGCTTTGCTGAAAAAATAGTTAAAGAGATTACTGTAAATACAACGGAACTATTTCGTGATCCCCCAGTATGGCATCTACTCCGTTCTCGGGTGCTCCCTCGATTTAAAAACAATAAGACCATTAACATCTGGCATGCAGGCTGTTCAACTGGTCAGGAGGTGTACTCGATGATGATTTTGCTAAATGAAATGGATATGCTTGATAGAGCTAAAATATTTGCAACAGATATAAATACAGATGTTTTAGACACCTCGAAGCGAGGGGTTTATAAATATCGATTTAATATAGGTTACCTAGATAATTTTGATAAAGTAATTAAACAAAACCCGTTGAACTTCGAAGAATATAATGAGGTTCCTTACGAAAAATATTTTGACATTGATAAACTAAAGGATACTATAACCATAAAGAAGTTCCTAACAGACAAACCTATTTTCCGTAAACACGATTTAGTAAGGGATGGAAATCTGTTTTTTGCAAAATTTGATTTAATTTTATGTAGGAATGTAATTATTTACTTTAACTATAGCCTACAGAATAAGGTTTTTGAACTTTTCAGTTCAAACCTTTACCCTAAAGGATGTTTATTGCTCGGTATGCACGAAACTATCCTTGGTCCTTGGGCAAATAAGTTTGAAAAAATTGGTCAAGCATATGTTAAAAAATAATATTATTCAATGTAATTAAAAATTTTTGAGATGAAGTTTACTCAAAACCTGAACCTGAATAAACGTATACTACTATTCATTATCCCAATAGTTGTGATTCTGTATGCAGCCTCTGGGTTTACGCTCTATAAACTTTCCACAAAGAGGGTAATGATAGTTGCCCAAAAAGAGATGAATGTTTTACTTAACACTCTATCGGAAACAATTCAAATGGTAGAGAATCAAACCGAATCAGGTTTTAGCAATTTCGATTATCAAATGCTTAAGCCATTGTTTAATCAAAGGGCATACTACAAAACAGATTTTCCTTTCCTAATAGATAATTCAGGTCAATACTTGATTCATGCCTTTAAGGAAGGTCAAAAAATTCCCACTTCAATACTCCAGCAACTAAAATCAACAAACAGCAAGCAGGGCGTTGTCAAATATTCTGATTATAAGGATGGTAGCAAACAAGATATGCTTTTCTATTTTAAATTCATAGATCAATACAAGGCATACTTAGGCATTTCGGTTGGTAAAGATGAAGTTCTTGAGAGAACTTCTCAAAACAGAACATTGTTAATTATCATAGTTATTCTCGCTTCAATAGTTTTCTTCCTAGCTATTACTTATACTTTAAAACCAATAATTAGTATTATTAATGAAATTAATGCTGCTGTCAACAATCTAGCAGGTGGGAAAACAGCCGATAAGATAAAGTACAAAAACAATGATGAGATAGGTCATATTGTGAATTCAATGAACCATTTGATAGACAATCTAAAGCATAAAGCTGATTTTGCTAATGAAATTGGGAAAAATCATCTGGAAGCGGAGTTTATCACTTCGGGAGAACAGGATTTACTTGGAAATTCGCTTATCAATATGCGAGAAAGTCTTAAACTTGCTAAAATAGAAGAATCAAAAAGAAAACAAGAAGACGAAGCTAGAAACTGGACAACAACTGGGCTTGCAAAATTCGGAGATATCCTTCGCCAAAACAACGATAACCTAAATAAACTTGCCGATAATGTAATTCAAAACCTTGTT contains:
- a CDS encoding acyl-CoA thioesterase; the protein is MKINEYPTHRLVKSEDLNHHGTLYAGRSAEWFVESGFVSASSLINPRYIICLKIHGMYFSSPVKPGECICYTSKIVYAGKTSLTSYVKVTRVNNPSSIIVDGFISFVHVDDNTKPRAHGIIIEPESEEDIRLNKEAAELRR
- a CDS encoding DMT family transporter, encoding MFKDKIVKAHLSIIGANIFFGINYAVAKGIMPNYLKPNGFTLLRIIIAFPLYFLLSSFIKKEKIQRKDYPRFIAAGLLGVAFNQFIFLNGLNFTSPIDSSIIVTINPILVMIIASMAIREKITFTRIFGLILGASGALLVILNRGVISFSSEHFLGNVMIFLSTLSYAGYLIVAKPLMQRYDPITVMKGVFFVGFLFVAPFGYSELLDTSWSTIPASIWGSILFVLLGSTFLAYLLMSWGLRNVRATTVSIYNYSQPVLASFVAVLVGQDIIDAPKIVAVVLVFVGVYLVSRPSFKGNPSA
- a CDS encoding flippase-like domain-containing protein: MHKIKADIGESPLTRIKIRSAIYPIIIGLGVVGYFFYKEFNPKAFDVITFTKWSVFWLIVAIGFMGFRDFGYILRLRVLTENKLSLRQSFRVIMLWEFTSAITPSAVGGTAVATLYVNKEGISVGRSSAVVMITSFLDELYFILFFPIVLLIVSPTALFGLGITTGGVVKFSEDLFLFCLIGYIVKFVWVVLLTYGLFVNPRGLKWLLMLIFKLPLLRRWKHGANRAGTDIIYSSIEYRKKPFSFWAKAFGTTFISWTSRYCVVNALLLSFFAVGDHMLIFARQLAMWIIMLISPTPGGSGFAEYIFTRYLGEFIPVEPLMLGSVVIAMALLWRMISYYPYLLIGAIIFPRWIKEKFVKKISPEIKSEHI
- a CDS encoding SDR family NAD(P)-dependent oxidoreductase codes for the protein MTIYYITGTSVGIGKAIAEQALQIENSIVYGFSRTCSIEHENYKHTSVDLSNINEVNSLKFEKHPVAFKVVLINNAGVIGEIKSIGNQTNESIVKVFNLNTICPVLLSNKFIQTYKDLSVSIVIINISSGAGRHPIESWAPYCASKAAIDMFSQVLQAENGYETDKIKIFSIAPGIVDTNMQQQVRDSKPTDFPHLEKFIGYKKNGQLATTDSVAMKILRIAEKPLEHPNVLLDARNH
- the purQ gene encoding phosphoribosylformylglycinamidine synthase subunit PurQ — encoded protein: MRFGVVVFPGSNCDRDTIYVLKNILEQDVVELWHKDTDIQNVDVIILPGGFSYGDYLRSGALARFSPIMQKVVEFANNGGYVFGICNGFQILCEAGLLPGALLHNNHRKFSCKNVFLVPDSKTSPLTIYLPRNRALKIPIAHGEGRYYADRETIAEMRLHGQIMFRYSNEHGNISEADNPNGSLENIAGICNRDMNVFGMMPHPERASDDELGNTDGKLIFESLIKYIKEKE
- a CDS encoding endonuclease/exonuclease/phosphatase family protein — translated: MKTLRFIGLMLLTVILLLALFITYSTLTYYNPKQELLIEENSKPDTIRCDSTLKILSWNIGYAGLGDNMDFFYDSGKKVRDTYDRTKENLDSIIKFLSINKSNNFFLIQEVDYYSKRSYFINELDTIVGKIGYNAALAPNYVVKFVPIPPTSPMGQVNSGILSLSKYLPKKSTRYAYPGKFGWPTRLFNLRRCMLVNRYPTKNGKEFILINSHMSAFDDGSLKKQEMVFLRDYILNEYSKGNYVVVGGDWNQCPPDFKLNTFGENFKVEFFKLTNISNDFMPSDWRFIDDPKQPTNRYLNEPFFPGKTYSSIIDLFLLSPNIELIHNKTFNLNFKNSDHNPISIEFKLKN
- a CDS encoding protein-glutamate O-methyltransferase CheR: MVVTDQDLQYFVTALKNVTKYDFTEYSDKSLKRRLLKVLTDFNLDLSGLITNIKLDNCFAEKIVKEITVNTTELFRDPPVWHLLRSRVLPRFKNNKTINIWHAGCSTGQEVYSMMILLNEMDMLDRAKIFATDINTDVLDTSKRGVYKYRFNIGYLDNFDKVIKQNPLNFEEYNEVPYEKYFDIDKLKDTITIKKFLTDKPIFRKHDLVRDGNLFFAKFDLILCRNVIIYFNYSLQNKVFELFSSNLYPKGCLLLGMHETILGPWANKFEKIGQAYVKK